The region GAGATTACCTCACCGCTGTGCCGCCGCCCAAACTGATTCCCCCAGTCGTCCCCCTGCCCCTTCGGGGCGGGAGGTGCCCCCAGCGCTCCTACCCCGCCGGGATCTCAATCCCTGTCGGCCAGCGTGACTTCCACCCCACCCACCAGATCGGTGGTCAAGTTGTAGATGAACGCCGCACAGGTCGCCATCGCCGTCAGCAGCACGATGTTCACCAGGCCGATCAACGCGGCCCCGCCGAAGATCGTTCCGCTGGACACCAACTCACCACCGGAGCTGCCGCCCGCGCTGGTCAGCAGGTCGCCGACGTTGCTGTTCAACTTGCTCCACACGCCCATGCCGCCGAGCACCAGGTACAGGAACGCGACCGCGATCATCCACACGAAGAACAGCGCCACCGACAGCACCAGCGAAACCTTCAACGTGCTCCACGGATCGATGCGGCGGATCTGCATGCTGGCCCGCACCGGCCCCTTGTGCCGGGTGCTGACCTGCACGCGATTGGACGCCGCGGGCCTGCTGGCCGGCTCCGACGTCGGCCGCTGCTGTTCCTTGCGCGGCTGCGCCGGTCGCGGCGCGGGCCCCGACAGGTCGGGCAGCTCACTGGCGTAACTCTCGGGCCGCACCGTCTCGGTGCGCTCACCGAACGCAGGCGCGTCCTGTTCGTGCGACGGCGCCTGCGCGGACGACCCGGACCCGCCGGCAATGAACCGGTTCAGCCGAGCGTCCACACCGGCGTTGTGGCCACCCTCGGGAGCTTGACGCTGCGGCTGACGTGGGGCCCGGTTCGCGGGCCCCCGCTGCCACGGTGGGACGTCGTTGCCGCCGCGGGCTGCCGCGTTGCCGAGCGAGCCGTTCTCCTTCGACGACGGCGCGCCACCGGAGCCGTTGGCGCTGCCGGGGGCGTCGCCCGCGCGGGGGTACCCCGGCTCGTTCGGTGAACTCACCTACGGCTCCTTACCTGTCCGCCACCGGCTACTCACCGACGTCGGTGTTGACCTCGTCGGTACTGTCGCCCTCTTCCGCGTTGCGCGCAATGGCAATCAGTGTGTCGCCCTCACCCAGGTTCATCAAGCGAACACCCTTGGTCTGCCGCCCGGCCTTGCGGACCTGGCGAGCCGCCGTCCGGATGACGCCCCCACCGGAGGTGATGGCATACAACTCTGTGTCGTCATCGACAATCAACGCTCCGACCAGAGTGCCACGGCGCTTGTCGAACTGGATCGTCAGCACCCCTTTGCCGCCGCGGCCCTGAACCGGGTACTCGTCGATCGCGGTCCGCTTCGAGTAGCCGCCGGACGTCGCGACCAGCAAATATGTGTCCGGCCGGACCACGTTCAGCGACAGCAGGGTGTCCTCTTCGTTGAACCGCATGCCCTGCACACCGGAGGTCGCCCGACCCATCGGACGCAGCGCCTCATCGGTTGCTGAGAACCGGATCGACTGGCCCTTGGCCGACACCAGCAGCAGGTCGTCTTCCGCCGAGCACAGCACCGCGCCAACCAGTTCGTCACCGTCACGAAGGTTCACCGCGACGATGCCGCCGGAGCGATTGGAGTCGAAGTCGGTGAGCTTGGACTTCTTCACCAGACCCTTCTTGGTGGCCAACACCAGATACGGCGCATCCTCGTAACTCTTGATCTGGATGACCTGGGCGATGCGCTCCTCCGGCTGGAAGGCCAGCAGGTTCGCGACGTGCTGACCGCGCGCGGTCCGCGACGCCTCCGGCAGGTCGTACGCCTTGGCGCGGTACACCCGGCCCTGCGTGGTGAAGAACAGGATCCAGTCATGCGTCGAGCACACGAAGAAGTGGTTGACGATGTCGTCCTGCTTGAGCCCCGCGCCCTGGACTCCCTTACCGCCGCGCTTCTGGCTGCGGTACAGGTCGGTCTTGGTGCGCTTGGCGTAGCCGGTCTCGGTGATCGTGACGACGACGTTCTCGCGGGCGATCAGGTCCTCGTCGCTGACGTCGCCGTCTGCGGCGACGATGCGCGTCAACCGGTCGTCGCCGTACTTGTCGACGATCTCGCCGAGCTCGTCGCGCACGATGGCGCGCTGCCGTTCGGGCTTGGCCAGGATGTCTTCCAGGTCGGCGATCTCGGCCTCGATCTTGGCCAGATCGTCGACGATCTTCTGCCGTTCCAGGGCCGCCAGCCTGCGCAACTGCATGTCCAGGATCGCCTGGGCCTGGATCTCGTCGATGTCGAGCAACTCGATCAAGCCCTGCCGGGCGACGTCGACGGTCTCCGACGCCCGGATCAACGCGATCACCTCGTCGAGCGCGTCGAGCGCCTTGACCAGACCGCGCAGGATGTGGGCCCGCTCGTTGGCCTTGCGCAGCCGATAGGTGGTGCGCCTGACGATGACGTCGAGTTGGTGGTTGACGTAGTGCCGGATCAGCTGGTCCAGGCGCAGCGTGCGGGGCACGCCGTCGACGATCGCCAGCATGTTGGCGCCGAAGCTGGTCTGCAGCTGGGTGTGCTTGTAGAGGTTGTTCAGCACCACCTTGGCGACCGCATCGCGCTTGAGCTCCACCACAATTCGCAGACCGACGCGGTCACTGGACTGGTCCTCGATGTTCGAGATGCCTGCCAGCTTGCCGTCGCGCACCTGCTCGGCGATCGAGGTGATGAAGTTGTCGTGGTTCACCTGGTACGGAAGCTCGGTGATCACGATGCCGGTGCGGCCGCGGTTGTCCTCTTCGATCTCGCAGACGCCGCGCATGCGCACCGACCCGCGGCCGGTCTTGTACATGTCGGAGATGCCCTGCGACCCGACGATCAGACCCTTGGTGGGGAAGTCGGGCCCCTTGACGCGTTCGCAGACCGCCTCCAGGGTGGCTTCCTCGTCGGCGTCGTGGTTCTCCAGGCACCAGTACACCGCCTCGGCCAGCTCACGCAGGTTGTGCGGCGGGATGTTGGTGGCCATGCCGACCGCGATACCGCCCGAGCCGTTGGCGAGCAGGTTCGGGAAGCGGCTCGGCAGTACCGTCGGCTCCTGCACACGCCCGTCGTAGTTCGGGATGAAATCGACTGTCTCCTCGTCGATTTCGCGCAGCATCTCCATCGCCAACGGAGTCAGCCGCGCTTCTGTGTACCTCATGGCCGCCGGCGGATCGTTACCCGGCGAGCCGAAGTTGCCCTGGCCGTCGACCAGCGGGTAGCGCAGCGACCACGGCTGGGCCATCCGGACCAGGGTGTCGTAGATCGACGCGTCGCCGTGCGGGTGGTAGTTGCCCATCGTTTCGGCAACGGAGCGCGCCGATTTCGCGTGACTGCGATCCGGGCGGAAGCCCGAGTCGTACATCGCGTAGAGCACCCGGCGGTGCACCGGCTTGAGGCCGTCACGCACCTCGGGCAGCGCGCGCCCGACGATGACGCTCATCGCGTAGTCGATGTAGCTGCGCTGCATCTCCTGCTGAATGTCGACAGGCTCGATGCGGTCGCCGGCTTCGTCGCCTGGCGGCAACGTGGTATCAGTCATGAATTTTCAGCCCTATTGGTTGTCTACTTAGCCACTAAACATCAAGGAAGCGAACATCTTTGGCGTTGCGCGTGATGAAGCTGCGGCGCGCCTCGACGTCCTCGCCCATCAGGATGGAGAACAATTCGTCGGCGGCTGCGGCGTCGTCCAACGTCACCTGACGCAGCACCCGCACCGACGGATCCATGGTGGTTTCCCACAACTCCTTGGCGTCCATCTCGCCGAGACCCTTGTAGCGCTGGATGCCGTCGTCGACGTTGATCTTCTTGCCGGCCTTCTTGCCTGCCTCCAGCAGACCGTCGCGTTCGCGGTCTGAGTAGGCGAACTCCGGTTCGGAGCGCTGCCACTTCAGCTTGTACAGCGGCGGTTGCGCCAGGAACACGTGGCCGTTCTCGATCAGCGGCTTCATGAACCGGAACAACAGCGTCAGCAGTAGCGTCGAGATGTGCTGGCCGTCGACGTCGGCGTCGGCCATCAGCACGATCTTGTGATAGCGCAGCTTGGTGATGTCGAACTCGTCGTGAATGCCGGTGCCCAGCGCGGTGATGATCGCCTGGACTTCGGTGTTCTTCAGCACCCGGTCGATGCGCGCCTTTTCGACATTGATGATCTTGCCGCGCAACGGCAGGATCGCCTGGAACATCGAATCGCGACCGCTCTTGGCCGAGCCGCCTGCCGAATCGCCCTCCACCACATAGAGTTCCGACTTACGCGGATCGGTGGAGCGGCAGTCCGCCAGCTTGCCGGGCAGGCCGCCGATGTCCGTCGCGCTCTTGCGGCGCACCAACTCACGCGCCTTGCGAGCCGCGATCCGCGCCTGCGCCGACGAGACCGCTTTGTTCACAACGGTTTTCGCCTCGGCCGGATTGGCCTCGAACCAGTGGCTCATCTGCTCGTTGCAGATCTTCTGCACGAACGACTTCACCTCGGTGTTGCCGAGCTTGGTCTTCGTCTGGCCTTCGAACTGCGGTTCGGCCACCTTGACCGAGATCACCGCGGCCAAGCCCTCACGGATGTCGTCGCCGGTGAGGTTGGGATCCTTGTCCTTGAGGAGCTTCTTGTCCTTCGCGTACTTGTTCACCACGCTGGTCAGCGCGGCGCGGAACCCCTCTTCGTGGGTGCCGCCCTCATGGGTGTTGATCGTGTTGGCGAAGGTGTGCACCGACTCGGAGTAGCCGGCGTTCCACTGCATCGCGATCTCCACCTCGTGACCTTCGCCCTTGCCTGCGAAGTCGACGATGCTCTGGTGGATGGGCGTTTTCGTCCGGTTGATGTGCTTGACGAAGTCGACAAGACCACCGGGGTAGTGGAAGGTGCGGTGCTTCACCTTGTGCGGACCCGACGCCTCGGCCGCTTTTTCCTCCGCCGACTTCGGCGCCTCGGCGGTGTCGCTGACGACCTCGTCGGTGACCTCCTCGGCCGACACCCGCTCATCGGACAGGGTGATGGTCAGGCCCTTGTTGAGGAAGGCCATCTCCTGCAGCCTGCGGGCCACCGTTTCGAAGTCGTAGTTGGTGGTCTCGAAGACATTGGGATCGGCCCAGAACCTGATGGTCGTGCCGGTCTTCTTGGTCTTCTCGCCCTGCTTGAGCGTGCCGGGGACCGAGTTGTCGTAGGTCTGGAACCACTCGTACCCGTCGGTGCGGATGTCCGCCTCCAAGCGGGTGGACAGCGCGTTGACCACCGAGACGCCCACGCCGTGCAACCCGCCGGAGACGCTGTAGGCGCCTTCCTCGAATTTGCCGCCCGCGTGCAGCACCGTCATCACGACGTCGACGGTGGGGATGCCGGTCGAGTGCATGGCCACCGGGATGCCGCGGCCGTTGTCGGTGACCTCGACGCCCCCGTCGTCGAGGAGTCGGACGGACACCTCGGTGGCGAAGCCGGCCATCGCCTCGTCAACCGCGTTGTCCACGACCTCCCAGATGAGGTGGTGCAGACCTCGTTCACCGGTGGATCCGATGTACATGCCGGGTCGTTTGCGGACGGCCTCGAGGCCCTCGAGGACCTTGATCGAATCGGCGCCGTACTGTTCCTGTGCTTTCTTCTTAGCAGCAGCCACGGGCGGAAGCTTCCCTACTTTCTGAATGGGGGGTGGTGCTCTGACGGCGAATCGGTCACCGTCGGCAAGTCATGAGAACAGTCTACCGGGAGATAGTGCCAGGACCGATTCTGAGGCGGCGTTTCTGCACACCTATTTGCGCCGTCTGTGGAATTTCTCGATCTCAGGTGCGTGAAGTCGCTCAGGAGGTAGGCTCGCGGCCTTCTGGCGGCTCTCAGCCCACCGGCAACGACGGCCTCAGCCGTACGTGTCGCGGGGTCCACGGCCTGCGATGTGATACCGCCCCTTGCGCCACGACGGCGCTACCGGGCCGACGATTTTCAGCGACGTCACCACCCCGTCGCCCACGGCGGCGGCGATCTTGGCCAACAGTTGCGCCTGCACCATCCGGAGCTGCGTGGCCCACGCCGTCGATTCTGCCGAGACGGTCAGCACCCCGTCGGTCAGTGACGTCGGCGCGGCGTGCGCGGCGATCTGCTCGCCGACCAGACCCGGCCACCGCCCGAACACTGACCCCTCCGCGACCCGGCCCGACCACCCGCGACTGCGGGCCAGGTCGCTGGTCGCCGCACCCAACAGTTGCGGATCCCGAGAGTCCGGACCTGGCCCGGACCAGCGGCGCCGGCTGGTCCCTGCCACCCGGCGGCGGGCGGGCGACGTGCGCCCACGACCGACATCCTTGCCCTGGATGCGGGCCGCGCCGCGGGCCTCCTCGAGCGTTCGGCGCACCAGATCCATGCCCGCCAGGTTGGCTAGATGTGCGGGCGGCCCTGCGGCGGTGTCGTCGTCGGATGTCATGGCACCACCATCGATACTCGGCCGGAGTCGTCGTCGCGCATCGCGATCTCGACCCGGCGGGCGTCCCAGTCCGCGGGGATGTCCTCGTGCACTGCGGCGGTCACCAACACCTGCTCGGCGTTCGCGGCGACGTTGGCCAGCGCCTGTCGGCGCGCGTTGTCCAGTTCGGCGAACACGTCGTCGAGTAACAGCACCGGGTCGCCGCCCTCGGCGCGAAGCAGTTCGTAACCCGCCAGCCGCAGCGCCAACGCCATCGACCACGATTCCCCGTGGCTGGCAAAGCCTTTCGCGAGTTGATCGCCCAACCGCAGTTCCAGGTCGTCGCGGTGGGGGCCGACCAGGCAGACGCCGCGGTCGAGTTCGGCGTCGCGGCGCCGGGCCAGCGCTTCCAGCAGCGCGGCCTCGAACATCTCGGCGTTGTGGTTTCCGGCGGCGGCTTCGTTTTCGACGACCTCGACGGCGCTGCGGTACTGAATGGCCGCAGGCCGCGACGAGGGCGCCAGTAGTTGGTAGGCCTTCTCCACTTCGGGCGCCAGTTGGTTGACCAGTTCGACGCGCGCGGCGATGAGTTGCGCGCCGTGCGCAGCCAGATGTCCGTCCCACACGTCGAGGGTGTCCAGCACGCTGCGGTCGCCGCGGTGCCGCGCCGGGCCCGCGGTTTTGAGCAGCGCGGAGCGCTGCCGCAGCACCTTGTCGTAATCGGCGCGGATGCCCGCGATCCGCGGTCGCCTGGTGGTGGCCAATTCGTCGAGGTAGCGTCGGCGTTCACTCGGGTCGCCGCGCACCAGCGCCAGGTCCTCCGGCGCGA is a window of Mycobacterium sp. 3519A DNA encoding:
- a CDS encoding DUF721 family protein; translated protein: MTSDDDTAAGPPAHLANLAGMDLVRRTLEEARGAARIQGKDVGRGRTSPARRRVAGTSRRRWSGPGPDSRDPQLLGAATSDLARSRGWSGRVAEGSVFGRWPGLVGEQIAAHAAPTSLTDGVLTVSAESTAWATQLRMVQAQLLAKIAAAVGDGVVTSLKIVGPVAPSWRKGRYHIAGRGPRDTYG
- the gyrB gene encoding DNA topoisomerase (ATP-hydrolyzing) subunit B, giving the protein MAAAKKKAQEQYGADSIKVLEGLEAVRKRPGMYIGSTGERGLHHLIWEVVDNAVDEAMAGFATEVSVRLLDDGGVEVTDNGRGIPVAMHSTGIPTVDVVMTVLHAGGKFEEGAYSVSGGLHGVGVSVVNALSTRLEADIRTDGYEWFQTYDNSVPGTLKQGEKTKKTGTTIRFWADPNVFETTNYDFETVARRLQEMAFLNKGLTITLSDERVSAEEVTDEVVSDTAEAPKSAEEKAAEASGPHKVKHRTFHYPGGLVDFVKHINRTKTPIHQSIVDFAGKGEGHEVEIAMQWNAGYSESVHTFANTINTHEGGTHEEGFRAALTSVVNKYAKDKKLLKDKDPNLTGDDIREGLAAVISVKVAEPQFEGQTKTKLGNTEVKSFVQKICNEQMSHWFEANPAEAKTVVNKAVSSAQARIAARKARELVRRKSATDIGGLPGKLADCRSTDPRKSELYVVEGDSAGGSAKSGRDSMFQAILPLRGKIINVEKARIDRVLKNTEVQAIITALGTGIHDEFDITKLRYHKIVLMADADVDGQHISTLLLTLLFRFMKPLIENGHVFLAQPPLYKLKWQRSEPEFAYSDRERDGLLEAGKKAGKKINVDDGIQRYKGLGEMDAKELWETTMDPSVRVLRQVTLDDAAAADELFSILMGEDVEARRSFITRNAKDVRFLDV
- the recF gene encoding DNA replication/repair protein RecF → MFIRRLGLQDFRSWPKVDLELAPGRTVFVGPNGFGKTNLVEALWYSSTLGSHRVASDAPLIRAGAERAVVSTIVVNDGRELAVDLEITAGRANKARLNRSPVRSAREILGVLRAVLFAPEDLALVRGDPSERRRYLDELATTRRPRIAGIRADYDKVLRQRSALLKTAGPARHRGDRSVLDTLDVWDGHLAAHGAQLIAARVELVNQLAPEVEKAYQLLAPSSRPAAIQYRSAVEVVENEAAAGNHNAEMFEAALLEALARRRDAELDRGVCLVGPHRDDLELRLGDQLAKGFASHGESWSMALALRLAGYELLRAEGGDPVLLLDDVFAELDNARRQALANVAANAEQVLVTAAVHEDIPADWDARRVEIAMRDDDSGRVSMVVP
- a CDS encoding DUF3566 domain-containing protein — translated: MSSPNEPGYPRAGDAPGSANGSGGAPSSKENGSLGNAAARGGNDVPPWQRGPANRAPRQPQRQAPEGGHNAGVDARLNRFIAGGSGSSAQAPSHEQDAPAFGERTETVRPESYASELPDLSGPAPRPAQPRKEQQRPTSEPASRPAASNRVQVSTRHKGPVRASMQIRRIDPWSTLKVSLVLSVALFFVWMIAVAFLYLVLGGMGVWSKLNSNVGDLLTSAGGSSGGELVSSGTIFGGAALIGLVNIVLLTAMATCAAFIYNLTTDLVGGVEVTLADRD
- the gyrA gene encoding DNA gyrase subunit A, whose protein sequence is MTDTTLPPGDEAGDRIEPVDIQQEMQRSYIDYAMSVIVGRALPEVRDGLKPVHRRVLYAMYDSGFRPDRSHAKSARSVAETMGNYHPHGDASIYDTLVRMAQPWSLRYPLVDGQGNFGSPGNDPPAAMRYTEARLTPLAMEMLREIDEETVDFIPNYDGRVQEPTVLPSRFPNLLANGSGGIAVGMATNIPPHNLRELAEAVYWCLENHDADEEATLEAVCERVKGPDFPTKGLIVGSQGISDMYKTGRGSVRMRGVCEIEEDNRGRTGIVITELPYQVNHDNFITSIAEQVRDGKLAGISNIEDQSSDRVGLRIVVELKRDAVAKVVLNNLYKHTQLQTSFGANMLAIVDGVPRTLRLDQLIRHYVNHQLDVIVRRTTYRLRKANERAHILRGLVKALDALDEVIALIRASETVDVARQGLIELLDIDEIQAQAILDMQLRRLAALERQKIVDDLAKIEAEIADLEDILAKPERQRAIVRDELGEIVDKYGDDRLTRIVAADGDVSDEDLIARENVVVTITETGYAKRTKTDLYRSQKRGGKGVQGAGLKQDDIVNHFFVCSTHDWILFFTTQGRVYRAKAYDLPEASRTARGQHVANLLAFQPEERIAQVIQIKSYEDAPYLVLATKKGLVKKSKLTDFDSNRSGGIVAVNLRDGDELVGAVLCSAEDDLLLVSAKGQSIRFSATDEALRPMGRATSGVQGMRFNEEDTLLSLNVVRPDTYLLVATSGGYSKRTAIDEYPVQGRGGKGVLTIQFDKRRGTLVGALIVDDDTELYAITSGGGVIRTAARQVRKAGRQTKGVRLMNLGEGDTLIAIARNAEEGDSTDEVNTDVGE